One part of the Sebastes fasciatus isolate fSebFas1 chromosome 8, fSebFas1.pri, whole genome shotgun sequence genome encodes these proteins:
- the LOC141772153 gene encoding interleukin-17 receptor D isoform X2, producing MWKAALVLYQLFVFGQPLRAQDDVTAAAITPQYCGLDCIRQGGPGCEYCRITRADVKRALGFNSIGVFGSCIPWPCFELLGEEDPKICQHYVQAPNDVKIEFVHELNTTSDTVVVSWKPSYYGIAFLRGFQVSLQALGGSSVACQLFLFHRNVSLPASHAQRVYKSDPFHGLSLGSQYAVTVMALPVPEEWKKFYRSKIFSTRSCAEKNGLEQCKKDWYPKHIEVQQEGTAITVTFNLAPPNLGIRSYFSLCYANGMKKYTDITPNSSKNKTHHSYQLNGLEEETNYTCEIAANEVDAVRKTFNVQVLHIQKDIIKRHQESGAQEEVMSLTSNRLTPPRLLICYSSCDGPAHVKAIMQLGAFIQQHMATQVCLDLWDSLSVAEEGSMAWHCRQIRESDFILVICSRGLNRRPKPPEGDDKGEEADGGVYFGSNAFSSYAAVQLIGEEVGRAKSRGRDLSKYMAAIFEYSEETDIPTELRLVSHYMLTSDLPQLFSHLHGVALHGPGRYLKINHISEEGFTKLPAGAALQWAISAARMAMTAKMHHSVEGGD from the exons ATGTGGAAGGCAGCTCTTGTTTTGTACCAGCTCTTTGTATTTGGTCAGCCACTCCGGGCTCAGGATGATGTCACAGCTGCTGCCATCACTCCTCAGTACTGCGGTCTGGACTGTATACGACAG GGAGGACCCGGATGTGAATACTGCAGAATAACCAGAGCTGATGTCAAGAGGGCTCTGGGTTTTAATTCCATTGGAGTCTTTGGAA GTTGTATTCCCTGGCCATGTTTTGAGTTGCTAGGAGAAGAAGACCCTAAAATCTGTCAGCACTACGTGCAGGCACCAAATGATGTGAAGATTGAGTTTGTACACGAGCTAAACACCACATCTGACACCGTTGTTGTTTCCTGGAAGCCCAGTTACTATG GGATCGCCTTCCTGCGAGGCTTTCAGGTGTCCCTCCAGGCTTTGGGAGGGTCTAGTGTCGCctgtcagctctttctcttCCACCGTAACGTCTCCCTTCCGGCTTCACATGCTCAAAGG GTGTACAAGTCGGACCCTTTCCACGGCCTCTCCCTCGGGTCCCAGTATGCTGTTACCGTCATGGCTCTGCCAGTGCCTGAGGAGTGGAAGAAATTCTACCGCAGCAAGATCTTCTCCACACGCT CATGTGCAGAGAAGAATGGTCTTGAGCAGTGCAAAAAAG ACTGGTACCCCAAACATATTGAGGTCCAGCAGGAAGGGACTGCCATCACTGTGACCTTCAACTTGGCTCCCCCGAACCTGGGAATCAGAAGCTACTTCTCACTGTGTTACGCAAACGGCATGAAGAAATACACAGACATCACACCG AATTCCAGCAAGAACAAAACTCACCACAGCTACCAGCTGAATGGCCTTGAAGAAGAAACCAATTACACCTGTGAG ATTGCAGCTAATGAAGTGGATGCAGTGAGGAAAACCTTCAATGTTCAGGTCTTGCACATTCAAAAAG ATATTATCAAGCGGCATCAAGAGAGCGGGGCTCAGGAGGAAGTGATGTCACTGACCAGCAACAGGCTGACCCCTCCTCGTCTTCTGATTTGCTACAGCAGCTGTGATGGGCCCGCTCATGTCAAAGCCATCATGCAGTTAGGGGCCTTCATACAACAGCACATGGCCACTCAG GTGTGCCTGGACCTGTGGGACTCTCTGAGCGTGGCTGAGGAGGGCAGCATGGCCTGGCACTGCAGGCAGATccgggagagtgacttcatctTGGTGATCTGTTCTCGGGGCCTCAACCGCAGACCTAAGCCTCCAGAGGGTGACGACAAAGGTGAGGAGGCAGACGGGGGGGTCTACTTTGGGTCCAATGCCTTCAGCTCCTACGCAGCCGTTCAACTTATCGGAGAGGAGGTGGGCCGAGCCAAATCCAGGGGCCGGGACCTGTCCAAATACATGGCGGCCATTTTTGAGTACTCTGAGGAAACTGACATCCCCACTGAGCTGAGGCTGGTATCTCACTACATGCTGACAAGTGACTTACCCCAGCTCTTCTCCCACCTCCATGGAGTGGCTCTGCACGGGCCGGGGCGTTACCTGAAGATAAACCATATCTCAGAGGAAGGCTTTACTAAGTTACCGGCCGGTGCAGCTCTGCAGTGGGCTATCTCTGCGGCTCGGATGGCAATGACAGCAAAAATGCATCACTCTGTGGAAGGAGGGGACTAA
- the LOC141772153 gene encoding interleukin-17 receptor D isoform X1, whose amino-acid sequence MWKAALVLYQLFVFGQPLRAQDDVTAAAITPQYCGLDCIRQGGPGCEYCRITRADVKRALGFNSIGVFGSCIPWPCFELLGEEDPKICQHYVQAPNDVKIEFVHELNTTSDTVVVSWKPSYYGIAFLRGFQVSLQALGGSSVACQLFLFHRNVSLPASHAQRVYKSDPFHGLSLGSQYAVTVMALPVPEEWKKFYRSKIFSTRSCAEKNGLEQCKKDWYPKHIEVQQEGTAITVTFNLAPPNLGIRSYFSLCYANGMKKYTDITPNSSKNKTHHSYQLNGLEEETNYTCEIAANEVDAVRKTFNVQVLHIQKGGSSPLSVTPSLSLMLPLGLAVGAILVGLVAALTRRRPKLQKKKLDIKPDIIKRHQESGAQEEVMSLTSNRLTPPRLLICYSSCDGPAHVKAIMQLGAFIQQHMATQVCLDLWDSLSVAEEGSMAWHCRQIRESDFILVICSRGLNRRPKPPEGDDKGEEADGGVYFGSNAFSSYAAVQLIGEEVGRAKSRGRDLSKYMAAIFEYSEETDIPTELRLVSHYMLTSDLPQLFSHLHGVALHGPGRYLKINHISEEGFTKLPAGAALQWAISAARMAMTAKMHHSVEGGD is encoded by the exons ATGTGGAAGGCAGCTCTTGTTTTGTACCAGCTCTTTGTATTTGGTCAGCCACTCCGGGCTCAGGATGATGTCACAGCTGCTGCCATCACTCCTCAGTACTGCGGTCTGGACTGTATACGACAG GGAGGACCCGGATGTGAATACTGCAGAATAACCAGAGCTGATGTCAAGAGGGCTCTGGGTTTTAATTCCATTGGAGTCTTTGGAA GTTGTATTCCCTGGCCATGTTTTGAGTTGCTAGGAGAAGAAGACCCTAAAATCTGTCAGCACTACGTGCAGGCACCAAATGATGTGAAGATTGAGTTTGTACACGAGCTAAACACCACATCTGACACCGTTGTTGTTTCCTGGAAGCCCAGTTACTATG GGATCGCCTTCCTGCGAGGCTTTCAGGTGTCCCTCCAGGCTTTGGGAGGGTCTAGTGTCGCctgtcagctctttctcttCCACCGTAACGTCTCCCTTCCGGCTTCACATGCTCAAAGG GTGTACAAGTCGGACCCTTTCCACGGCCTCTCCCTCGGGTCCCAGTATGCTGTTACCGTCATGGCTCTGCCAGTGCCTGAGGAGTGGAAGAAATTCTACCGCAGCAAGATCTTCTCCACACGCT CATGTGCAGAGAAGAATGGTCTTGAGCAGTGCAAAAAAG ACTGGTACCCCAAACATATTGAGGTCCAGCAGGAAGGGACTGCCATCACTGTGACCTTCAACTTGGCTCCCCCGAACCTGGGAATCAGAAGCTACTTCTCACTGTGTTACGCAAACGGCATGAAGAAATACACAGACATCACACCG AATTCCAGCAAGAACAAAACTCACCACAGCTACCAGCTGAATGGCCTTGAAGAAGAAACCAATTACACCTGTGAG ATTGCAGCTAATGAAGTGGATGCAGTGAGGAAAACCTTCAATGTTCAGGTCTTGCACATTCAAAAAG GAGGTTCCTCGCCACTCTCTGTCACTCCCTCGTTGTCTCTGATGCTTCCACTGGGCCTGGCTGTGGGAGCCATACTTGTAGGCTTAGTGGCTGCTCTCACCAGGAGGAGGCCCaagctgcagaagaagaaacttGACATCAAACCAG ATATTATCAAGCGGCATCAAGAGAGCGGGGCTCAGGAGGAAGTGATGTCACTGACCAGCAACAGGCTGACCCCTCCTCGTCTTCTGATTTGCTACAGCAGCTGTGATGGGCCCGCTCATGTCAAAGCCATCATGCAGTTAGGGGCCTTCATACAACAGCACATGGCCACTCAG GTGTGCCTGGACCTGTGGGACTCTCTGAGCGTGGCTGAGGAGGGCAGCATGGCCTGGCACTGCAGGCAGATccgggagagtgacttcatctTGGTGATCTGTTCTCGGGGCCTCAACCGCAGACCTAAGCCTCCAGAGGGTGACGACAAAGGTGAGGAGGCAGACGGGGGGGTCTACTTTGGGTCCAATGCCTTCAGCTCCTACGCAGCCGTTCAACTTATCGGAGAGGAGGTGGGCCGAGCCAAATCCAGGGGCCGGGACCTGTCCAAATACATGGCGGCCATTTTTGAGTACTCTGAGGAAACTGACATCCCCACTGAGCTGAGGCTGGTATCTCACTACATGCTGACAAGTGACTTACCCCAGCTCTTCTCCCACCTCCATGGAGTGGCTCTGCACGGGCCGGGGCGTTACCTGAAGATAAACCATATCTCAGAGGAAGGCTTTACTAAGTTACCGGCCGGTGCAGCTCTGCAGTGGGCTATCTCTGCGGCTCGGATGGCAATGACAGCAAAAATGCATCACTCTGTGGAAGGAGGGGACTAA